DNA sequence from the Procambarus clarkii isolate CNS0578487 unplaced genomic scaffold, FALCON_Pclarkii_2.0 HiC_scaffold_113, whole genome shotgun sequence genome:
agagaggatgagtgagagagagagagagagagagagagagagagagagagagagagagagagagacatgcagagacagagacagagacagagacacagacagacagacagacagacagagactgagagagagaaacacacacagacagtttcataaatattctcattttatagctatttgctttcagtgacagaggtttttgttataatagtattggtgtctaacactcacaatctctttagaaattaaagtgtggctccaatggagccgagtttgttggtttgaggccaagccaccaccacagggcagtaagtaagccgtttacttggaggaggtgtacttggtgacggccttagtgccctcagagacggcgtgcttggccagttctccgggcaacaggagccttacagccgtctggatctcccgactggtaatggtggaacgcttgttgtagtgggccaggcgagaagcctcggcggcgatgcgctcgaagatgtcgttcacgaacgagttcatgatcgacatggctttggaagagataccagtgtcggggtggacctgcttcagcactttgtagatgtagatgctgtagctctccttcctcctgcgcttctttttcttatcgcccttggcaatggccttctgggcctttccggccttcttggcagcctttccagatgccttgggtggcatgatgatgctcgtgctggctggcgttgcgatacaataatgaacttttgcgcgagtcgagctttccttttatatcccgctcgcgactcagctcagagcgggtcgcgtggcggagcgcgctgattggtcagtggcggactcccttgatcctgagcggggtatataacacgaagctcgatctgcgggccggcataaaacaccacaaacccacaacagcagcagcaatgtcaggacgcggcaagggaggcaaagtgaagggcaagtcaaagtctcgctccagcagggccggacttcagttccccgtgggcagaattcaccgtctgctgcgtaaaggcaactacgccgaacgcgtcggtgctggcgctcctgtctacctggcagccgtcatggaatacctcgctgccgaagttctggagctcgccggtaacgccgcacgtgacaacaagaagacccgtatcatcccacgtcacttgcagttggccatccgcaacgacgaagaactcaacaaacttctgtctggcgtaaccattgcacagggaggtgttcttccaaacattcaggcagttcttttgccaaagaagacagagaagaagtaagcacttctgccacccaccacgacaaataccataaccaggctccatccggagccacacacactttaatagagagattcaagtagacaatcaactttcaaacattaataataacatttatattgatttcatttggaatgtgtacataacaaacaaacaaacaaaacaaaattataggggatattcagcatcacttggaatattaaccaatcatataaatccaatatatattttatattttactttaagcgaggaattcatattctatcaatttttaatcatacaaatgaacaaaagcaattcttcactagacgtaatgaatgaataaatgatcaaggttttaatgtgtttcatgaataaatatattatatatatatatatatatatatatatatatatatatatatatatatatatatatatatatatatatatatatatatatataatataatataatataatatattataatacttgtgaaccagaatatgtttgagcagcagcgatcgtgccattggccgaagtgcaacaattcaaataatttaaagggcctgctcgggtatataagagaggctgggagactggggccggtggtgggtgatgggtgatgagtgatggtgtggtgtggtgtggtgttgttaagagttgatttacggccagccagccagctgcagccaaggcagggcaggcaagcaaggcaaggcaaggcaggaaGGCAagaaaggcaaggcaaggcaaggcaaggcaagcaggcgggcagcNNNNNNNNNNNNNNNNNNNNNNNNNNNNNNNNNNNNNNNNNNNNNNNNNNNNNNNNNNNNNNNNNNNNNNNNNNNNNNNNNNNNNNNNNNNNNNNNNNNNNNNNNNNNNNNNNNNNNNNNNNNNNNNNNNNNNNNNNNNNNNNNNNNNNNNNNNNNNNNNNNNNNNNNNNNNNNNNNNNNNNNNNNNNNNNNNNNNNNNNNNNNNNNNNNNNNNNNNNNNNNNNNNNNNNNNNNNNNNNNNNNNNNNNNNNNNNNNNNNNNNNNNNNNNNNNNNNNNNNNNNNNNNNNNNNNNNNNNNNNNNNNNNNNNNNNNNNNNNNNNNNNNNNNNNNNNNNNNNNNNNNNNNNNNNNNNNNNNNNNNNNNNNNNNNNNNNNNNNNNNNNNNNNNNNNNNNNNNNNNNNNNNNNNNNNNNNNNNNNNNNNNNNNNNNNNNNNNNNNNNNNNNNNNNNNNNNNNNNNNNNNNNNNNNNNNNNNNNNNNNNNNNNNNNNNNNNNNNNNNgtgagcaacctggacgcgaggtttcctggtggtggccaccacagcagcagcagcagcagccgcagccttcttggtaggctttgcttctaccatgatgatgatgagataaccaaggtgatgagagacgctcagacagtcacgggggaatgatgctgccgccgcttgagccgaacctatttatgtgccggcacggtacagaagctgcaacctggcaactcgtccaccaatcacgacggttggttttacggctccgaaacctggatcccatatcttctctaaaatagaagcatttgttcatgttctttgtaaaagtatcataaagcaggacagatgagacaaatatcataaaactgaagagcagatgagcacacacatgtatgtattacaaaagaaaatccacaaattcattagaaattggcagggtaggctgaggaagtaggtagatgtaaaatgtctgtaaatggcgaaagaacataaacccaagactgaataaacgatgttaaatatccatgccaaggagacaaaaatatgttaggatacaattaccattaagacaccacaagaaggtccgtatcctgccgtgatgaaaaaagagttggttattagccacaatgtgtaggcagtc
Encoded proteins:
- the LOC138360511 gene encoding histone H2A → MSGRGKGGKVKGKSKSRSSRAGLQFPVGRIHRLLRKGNYAERVGAGAPVYLAAVMEYLAAEVLELAGNAARDNKKTRIIPRHLQLAIRNDEELNKLLSGVTIAQGGVLPNIQAVLLPKKTEKK